In Acanthopagrus latus isolate v.2019 chromosome 17, fAcaLat1.1, whole genome shotgun sequence, the following are encoded in one genomic region:
- the sept7b gene encoding septin 7b isoform X1, translating into MAQQKNLEGYVGFASLPNQVYRKSVKRGFEFTLMVVGESGLGKSTLINSLFLTDLYSAEYPGPSHRIKKTVQVEQSKVLIKEGGVQLLLTIVDTPGFGDAVDNSNCWQPIIDHIDSKFEDYLNSESRVNRRQMPDSRIHCCLYFIAPSGHGLKPLDIEFMKRLHEKVNVIPLIAKADTLTPEECQQFKKQIMREIQEHKIKIYEFPETDDEEENRLVKKIKDKLPLAVVGSNTIIEVNSKRVRGRQYPWGVAEVENSDHCDFTILRDMLIRTHMQDLKDVTNNVHYENYRSRKLAAVTYNGVDNNRAKGQLSTKIDTVEGMSPLAQMEEERREHVTKMKKMEMEMEQVFEMKVKEKVQKLKDSEAELQRRHEQMKKNLEAQHKELEEKRRVFEEERANWEAQQRLEQQKLEASRTLEKNKKKGKIF; encoded by the exons ct cagcaaaagaATCTGGAGGGATATGTCGGCTTTGCAAGCCTCCCAAACCAAGTGTACAGGAAGTCTGTCAAGAGGGGCTTTGAGTTCACCCTGATGGTTGTTG gTGAATCAGGGTTGGGCAAATCCACGTTGATCAACTCTCTGTTCCTCACAGACCTGTATTCGGCAGAGTATCCTGGTCCTTCGCATAGAATCAAAAAGACTGTACAG GTGGAGCAGTCCAAAGTTTTAATAAAGGAAGGCGgtgtccagctgctgctcacaatAGTTGACACCCCAGGGTTTGGAGATGCTGTTGACAACAGCAACTG CTGGCAGCCAATCATCGACCACATAGACAGCAAGTTTGAAGACTACCTGAACTCAGAATCCCGGGTGAACAGACGGCAGATGCCCGACAGCCGAATCCACTGCTGCCTGTACTTCATCGCCCCCTCAGGACATGG ACTGAAGCCCTTGGACATTGAGTTCATGAAACGGTTGCATGAGAAAGTCAATGTCATACCGCTGATCGCCAAAGCAGACACCCTCACCCCAGAGGAATGCCAACAGTTCAAGAAACAG ATCATGCGGGAGATCCAAGAGCACAAGATCAAGATCTACGAGTTCCCCGAGACGGACGACGAAGAAGAGAACAGGCTGGTGAAGAAGATAAAG GACAAGTTGCCGCTGGCTGTAGTAGGAAGCAACACCATCATCGAGGTGAACAGCAAGAGGGTCAGAGGGAGACAGTACCCCTGGGGGGTTGCAGAAG TTGAAAACAGCGACCACTGTGACTTCACCATCCTCAGGGACATGCTCATCAG AACTCACATGCAGGACCTGAAGGACGTGACAAACAACGTCCACTATGAAAACTACCGCAGCAGGAAGCTGGCCGCTGTCACCTACAACGGAGTGGACAACAACAGGGCTAAAGGTCAACTGTCCACCAA aattGACACAGTTGAAGGAAT gagtCCCCTGGCCCAGATGGAGGAGGAACGACGGGAGCATGTGAccaagatgaagaagatggagatggagatggagcaGGTGTTTGAGATGAAAGTCAAGGAAAAAGTGCAGAAGCTCAAAGACTCTGAAGCTGAG cttcagCGGCGTCATGAGCAGATGAAGAAGAACCTGGAGGCTCAGCacaaggagctggaggagaagagacgcgtgtttgaggaggagagagccAACTGGGAGGCCCAGCAGCGCCTGGAGCAGCAGAAATTGGAGGCTTCCAG GAccctggagaaaaacaaaaagaaaggcaaGATCTTTTAA
- the sept7b gene encoding septin 7b isoform X2, giving the protein MAQKNLEGYVGFASLPNQVYRKSVKRGFEFTLMVVGESGLGKSTLINSLFLTDLYSAEYPGPSHRIKKTVQVEQSKVLIKEGGVQLLLTIVDTPGFGDAVDNSNCWQPIIDHIDSKFEDYLNSESRVNRRQMPDSRIHCCLYFIAPSGHGLKPLDIEFMKRLHEKVNVIPLIAKADTLTPEECQQFKKQIMREIQEHKIKIYEFPETDDEEENRLVKKIKDKLPLAVVGSNTIIEVNSKRVRGRQYPWGVAEVENSDHCDFTILRDMLIRTHMQDLKDVTNNVHYENYRSRKLAAVTYNGVDNNRAKGQLSTKIDTVEGMSPLAQMEEERREHVTKMKKMEMEMEQVFEMKVKEKVQKLKDSEAELQRRHEQMKKNLEAQHKELEEKRRVFEEERANWEAQQRLEQQKLEASRTLEKNKKKGKIF; this is encoded by the exons ct caaaagaATCTGGAGGGATATGTCGGCTTTGCAAGCCTCCCAAACCAAGTGTACAGGAAGTCTGTCAAGAGGGGCTTTGAGTTCACCCTGATGGTTGTTG gTGAATCAGGGTTGGGCAAATCCACGTTGATCAACTCTCTGTTCCTCACAGACCTGTATTCGGCAGAGTATCCTGGTCCTTCGCATAGAATCAAAAAGACTGTACAG GTGGAGCAGTCCAAAGTTTTAATAAAGGAAGGCGgtgtccagctgctgctcacaatAGTTGACACCCCAGGGTTTGGAGATGCTGTTGACAACAGCAACTG CTGGCAGCCAATCATCGACCACATAGACAGCAAGTTTGAAGACTACCTGAACTCAGAATCCCGGGTGAACAGACGGCAGATGCCCGACAGCCGAATCCACTGCTGCCTGTACTTCATCGCCCCCTCAGGACATGG ACTGAAGCCCTTGGACATTGAGTTCATGAAACGGTTGCATGAGAAAGTCAATGTCATACCGCTGATCGCCAAAGCAGACACCCTCACCCCAGAGGAATGCCAACAGTTCAAGAAACAG ATCATGCGGGAGATCCAAGAGCACAAGATCAAGATCTACGAGTTCCCCGAGACGGACGACGAAGAAGAGAACAGGCTGGTGAAGAAGATAAAG GACAAGTTGCCGCTGGCTGTAGTAGGAAGCAACACCATCATCGAGGTGAACAGCAAGAGGGTCAGAGGGAGACAGTACCCCTGGGGGGTTGCAGAAG TTGAAAACAGCGACCACTGTGACTTCACCATCCTCAGGGACATGCTCATCAG AACTCACATGCAGGACCTGAAGGACGTGACAAACAACGTCCACTATGAAAACTACCGCAGCAGGAAGCTGGCCGCTGTCACCTACAACGGAGTGGACAACAACAGGGCTAAAGGTCAACTGTCCACCAA aattGACACAGTTGAAGGAAT gagtCCCCTGGCCCAGATGGAGGAGGAACGACGGGAGCATGTGAccaagatgaagaagatggagatggagatggagcaGGTGTTTGAGATGAAAGTCAAGGAAAAAGTGCAGAAGCTCAAAGACTCTGAAGCTGAG cttcagCGGCGTCATGAGCAGATGAAGAAGAACCTGGAGGCTCAGCacaaggagctggaggagaagagacgcgtgtttgaggaggagagagccAACTGGGAGGCCCAGCAGCGCCTGGAGCAGCAGAAATTGGAGGCTTCCAG GAccctggagaaaaacaaaaagaaaggcaaGATCTTTTAA
- the LOC119005383 gene encoding protachykinin, with protein sequence MRRRLAEITHSLAMMELVKLVIIVLLLLTSVFCQEMEVDNWREGIEENKWPNSGVIRDVFVRMSRNPGSQVFPRVIEKDSAKSQRSRKRNRFQTFVGLMGKRSFEDQGAM encoded by the exons atgcGGAGACGTTTGGCTGAAATTACGCACAGTTTGGCGATGATGGAGCTTGTTAAACTTGTTATAATAGTTCTGCTGCTTCTCACAAGTGTTTTCTGCCAAGAAATGGAAGTTGACAACTGGAGAGAAGGCATCGAAGAG AACAAGTGGCCAAACTCAGGTGTAATTCGAGATGTATTCGTGAGAATGAGCAGAAATCCAGGATCTCAAGTCTTTCCGAGAGTCATTGAGAAGGACTCAG CAAAATCACAGAGATCACGTAAAC GGAACagatttcaaacatttgttggaCTGATGGGTAAAAGGAGCTTCGAGGATCAAG GAGCGATGTGA
- the si:dkey-256h2.1 gene encoding uncharacterized protein si:dkey-256h2.1 — protein MAPLRSKFSMFWMLVVLTAHVTAGIGKPKLIGDEEACVSSNNNDNTLSLRATKSFGVGGPEPGDIADAFTVRTLDGEFRYKPGVLEGPLIIHAFTNKSGFLECLWSSESSLSSLVQDLPDSTQVLFLSLDDSAVTDALWMRDQLHRVAVQSGKKEVLSRLHFSPVPVFALGNWIPMVLYYWGCVSRNCVLAQVAFTSEGWHMPIIIKRLDARYDWLSTRWGQASYQLIDSGDGCDPSPSLAGAVAWVSEGNCSYFTKVENMAKSNASGVLVYALPGNPIQDMNCVDDECNTTLSIPAAMVHLEPSVAQALESGQPVYVSFQNTPSPYFFFSIDQQGLLAEMGWFLYPSFSFVAWQAQWFDFYTDLQNKLQNPAKVVTVFDKVQMHREKGAVATVDMPAGLSDFNVLELDAALSCPSKRDGSCAHWDHTVQLFVCCDPLGPYCNTELGRWITAFRRGTGRWLTDVSPLLPLLDANKCTFTMKTPPWAMPWFTSLNLRFSIGNQTANMTGDGDEELRSFRVMSLYSGGTFDKNYNKRYQPIKFSMPASTKKVELFAVITAHGYDDNHCGEFCVTSHHFLLNNVFNNTLIFDSAGTPLGCTTRVKEGAVPNEHGTWLYGRAGWCDGLQVNPWRVDVTKQLDMSGSESNTVLYFGLFEGKDPNPAKDPGYIIMSSFLVFYK, from the exons ATGGCTCCGTTGCGTTCAAAGTTCTCGATGTTTTGGATGCTCGTTGTTTTGACAGCTCATGTGACTGCAGGTATAGGGAAACCGAAACTAATCGGAGATGAAGAGGCCTGTGTGTCCAGCAACAATAACGACAACACACTCAGTTTGAGAGCCACTAAAAGCTTCGGGGTCGGCGGGCCGGAGCCGGGAGACATCGCCGATGCGTTTACGGTCCGAACTCTGGATGGAGAGTTCCGCTACAAGCCGGGGGTCCTGGAGGGACCTCTCATCATCCACGCCTTCACCAACAAGTCCGGGTTTCTGGAGTGCCTGTGGAGCTCCGAGTCGTCTCTGAGCAGCCTGGTCCAGGACCTGCCCGACAGCACCCAGGTGCTGTTTCTGTCCCTGGACGACTCCGCggtcactgatgctctgtggaTGAGGGACCAGCTGCACCGGGTGGCCGTGCAAAG CGGTAAGAAGGAGGTTCTGTCCAGGCTGCACTTCTCTCCGGTGCCCGTCTTCGCTCTGGGTAACTGGATCCCCATGGTGCTGTACTACTGGGGCTGCGTGTCACGTAACTGCGTCCTTGCCCAGGTTGCTTTCACCTCCGAGG GGTGGCACATGCCTATCATTATCAAGAGACTAGACGCCAGGTATGATTGGCTCAGCACGCGCTGGGGTCAGGCGTCCTATCAGCTGATTGATTCAGGCGACGGCTGTGATCCCTCCCCCTCGCTGGCGGGAGCTGTGGCCTGGGTGTCCGAGGGGAACTGCTCTTATTTCACTAAG GTGGAAAACATGGCCAAATCCAACGCGTCCGGTGTCCTTGTCTACGCTCTCCCCGGTAACCCAATCCAGGACATGAACTGCGTCGACGATGAGTGCAACACGACGCTGAGCATCCCCGCCGCCATGGTGCACCTGGAGCCTTCGGTGGCTCAGGCGCTGGA GTCTGGACAGCCGGTGTATGTGTCCTTCCAGAACACCCCGTCCCCGTACTTCTTCTTCAGTATTGACCAACAGGGGCTGCTGGCTGAGATGGGCTGGTTTCTTTACCCCTCGTTCAGCTTCGTCGCCTGGCAGGCACAGTG GTTTGATTTCTACACTGATCTGCAGAACAAACTCCAAAATCCTGCAAAGGTTGTTACTGTGTTTGACAAAGTCCAGATGCACAGGGAGAAGGGAGCGGTGGCCACAGTCGACATGCCGGCAG GCTTGTCGGACTTTAACGTGCTGGAGCTGGACGCGGCCCTGTCGTGTCCCAGTAAGAGAGACGGGTCCTGCGCTCACTGGGATCACACagtgcagctgtttgtctgctgtgaCCCTCTCGGCCCGTACTGCAACACGGAGCTGGGCCGATGGATCACCGCCTTCCGCAG AGGTACCGGACGCTGGCTGACGGACGTGTCTCCTCTGCTTCCGCTGCTGGACGCCAACAAATGCACCTTCACCATGAAGACGCCGCCGTGGGCGATGCCGTGGTTCACCTCCCTCAACCTGAGATTCAGCATCGGCAATCAGACTG CGAACATGACGGGTGATGGTGACGAGGAGCTCCGTTCCTTCAGAGTGATGTCGCTCTACAGCGGAGGAACCTTCGACAAAAACTACAACAAGAGATACCAGCCCATCAAATTCTCCATGCCGGCGTCGACCAAGAAG GTGGAGCTGTTCGCCGTCATCACAGCCCACGGCTACGACGACAACCACTGTGGAGAGTTTTGCGTCACCTCCCACCACTTCCTGCTCAACAACGTCTTTAACAACACACTAATATTCGACTCTGCAG GGACGCCGCTGGGCTGCACCACGCGAGTGAAAGAGGGCGCCGTTCCAAACGAACACGGCACGTGGCTGTACGGACGAGCAGGCTGGTGTGACGGACTGCAGGTCAACCCCTGGAGGGTCGACGTCACCAAACAG TTGGACATGAGCGGGTCTGAATCCAACACTGTTCTCTACTTCGGCTTGTTTGAAGGGAAGGATCCTAATCCAGCCAAAGATCCCGGATACATCATCATGTcgtcttttcttgtcttttacAAATGA